A stretch of Hydractinia symbiolongicarpus strain clone_291-10 chromosome 9, HSymV2.1, whole genome shotgun sequence DNA encodes these proteins:
- the LOC130657755 gene encoding uncharacterized protein LOC130657755: MPQTPYRTYPLDRKKKLFIDEEIQSLLGKGVIRLSSREPGDFISPIFVTEKSDGGFRLILNLKKLNVHIEKRKFKMQTLTSILRLIQKDMYLAKLDIKDAYYSIPIHKESQKLLKFEHEGKVYVFLVLPFGYTEGPRKFTKIMKPPLSKLRKEQVTIADYIDDLITMNVSKQQCCNNVHKTVVLLDSLGFTVHPDKSEFEPKQVLEFLGFVIDTVNMTVALTPKKKAAIIDLCQAVTQREKITIRTLARLIGKFTSSLIGVPHGRLYYRSTERLKIESLKKSAGNFDVQITLTPTAMGDISWWKNNLWGSIAPIVRGNPQIIISTDASTRGWGASMTQTHTGGEFSSLEQEHHINVLKLMAAFFGLQALCNHTANTNILLKMDNTSAVACVNKMGSVKSIPMDKITHSIWEWAISKNNWIVATHLPGILNVEADRESRQQETRTEWMLNKSTFRYALNELDFRPETDLFASRINTQLPAFFSYRPDPNCIGVNSFTEDWHNISFYAFPPFACLPQVIQKIHSDKAVGILVVPDWPNQPWFTGYSELIIKEILVLPRSTATKCLSSTAPKSKSSDSNCLREAINLKQSCSDDLKQLLTASWSEKTQSSYNLYLRKWLKFCKSEKIPEPYGASHKQGMDFLAFLFHVEKASYGYIAAARSALSAVLPKDAGTSFGKNEDVSRLIKGVFKLRPSLPKHTVIYDPDVVLNYMTTLPGNQHLELELLTKKLATLLCLLSGQRAQTIGALKVNFCHRSSDMYTFYISTIMKTTKPGKHQEPLQFEKYHLDNRICIVHCLDEYLRRTDLIRENLENQPRELLLSYAYPHKPIGITTIAKYVKTFLGLAGIDIKTFSTHSTRSASTSKAEDIGVPMKTIAKAAGWRGTSTFAKHYKLPISKNFGNELLKCL; this comes from the coding sequence ATGCCCCAAACCCCATATCGGACATACCCCCTAGatagaaaaaagaaacttttcatTGACGAAGAAATACAAAGCCTTTTGGGGAAAGGTGTAATAAGGTTGAGCAGTCGCGAACCAGGCGACTTTATCTCACCCATATTCGTCACCGAGAAATCAGACGGGGGGTTCAGGCTCATCCTAAACCTCAAAAAACTCAATGTACACATtgagaaaagaaagtttaagatgCAAACCTTAACGTCCATTCTTCGATTAATCCAAAAGGACATGTATTTGGCCAAACTTGATATCAAGGATGCATACTATAGCATACCAATACACAAAGAAAGCCAGAAGCTCCTAAAATTCGAACATGAGGGTAAGGTATACGTGTTCCTGGTACTCCCCTTCGGCTATACAGAAGGACCTCGTAAATTCACCAAGATAATGAAACCACCCTTATCTAAATTAAGGAAGGAACAGGTCACCATTGCTGACTACATTGACGACTTGATCACTATGAACGTCAGTAAACAACAGTGCTGCAATAACGTACACAAAACCGTTGTTTTGTTAGATTCACTGGGATTTACGGTCCACCCAGACAAATCCGAGTTCGAACCAAAACAAGTTTTGGAATTCCTTGGATTCGTCATCGATACAGTGAATATGACTGTCGCTCTCACCCCCAAAAAGAAGGCAGCCATAATCGATCTGTGTCAAGCAGTGACACAGAGAGAGAAGATAACAATAAGAACTCTAGCGCGATTAATTGGTAAGTTTACCAGCAGCCTTATTGGGGTACCACACGGTAGACTCTACTACAGATCTACCGAAAGACTAAAAATTGAGTCCTTAAAAAAGAGCGCCGGAAACTTCGATGTGCAGATCACATTAACCCCTACTGCCATGGGTGACATATCTTGGTGGAAGAATAATTTATGGGGTAGCATAGCCCCAATAGTTCGAGGCAACCCTCAGATCATTATATCCACGGATGCCTCAACAAGAGGTTGGGGAGCGTCAATGACACAAACCCACACAGGGGGTGAGTTTTCATCTCTGGAGCAGGAACACCACATAAATGTCCTAAAACTAATGGCAGCATTCTTTGGACTACAGgctctttgcaaccatactgcAAACACTAACATATTGCTAAAGATGGATAACACTTCAGCAGTAGCCTGTGTAAACAAAATGGGTAGCGTAAAATCTATCCCAATGGATAAGATTACACATAGCATTTGGGAATGGGCAATAAGCAAAAATAATTGGATAGTCGCTACACATCTCCCTGGCATTCTTAACGTAGAAGCAGACAGAGAGTCGCGACAACAGGAGACAAGAACAGAATGGATGTTAAACAAATCAACATTCCGCTATGCGCTGAACGAACTGGACTTCCGTCCAGAAACAGACCTCTTCGCGAGTAGAATAAACACGCAGTTACCTGCCTTCTTCTCATATCGACCTGATCCCAACTGCATCGGAGTAAACTCGTTTACTGAGGATTGGCACAATATCTCGTTTTATGCCTTTCCACCCTTCGCCTGCCTTCCCCAGGTAATTCAAAAGATCCATAGTGATAAGGCAGTAGGTATCCTGGTAGTTCCGGACTGGCCTAACCAACCATGGTTCACAGGGTATTCTGAACTAATAATTAAAGAGATTCTTGTTTTACCTAGATCCACAGCAACCAAGTGTCTTTCATCCACTGCACCCAAATCTAAGTCTTCGGATAGCAATTGTCTCAGGGAGGCAATAAACCTAAAACAGTCATGTTCTGACGATCTTAAACAACTGCTCACTGCATCGTGGTCAGAAAAAACCCAATCCAGCTATAATCTCTATTTAAGGAAATGGCTGAAGTTttgtaaaagtgaaaaaatccCAGAACCTTATGGGGCTAGTCATAAACAAGGTATGGACTTCCTTGCTTTCCTTTTCCACGTAGAAAAGGCAAGTTATGGTTACATCGCAGCGGCAAGGTCAGCCCTGTCAGCTGTATTACCAAAGGATGCAGGAACAAGCTTTGGTAAGAACGAGGACGTTAGCAGACTAATCAAGGGAGTTTTCAAGCTACGTCCTTCCCTACCAAAACACACTGTGATATATGACCCTGATGTAGTATTAAACTATATGACAACCTTGCCTGGTAACCAGCACCTGGAGTTAGAGTTACTAACGAAAAAACTAGCCACCTTGTTGTGCCTCCTGAGTGGCCAGAGAGCCCAGACAATAGGTGCCCTAAAGGTTAACTTTTGTCATCGCTCTTCAGATATGTACACTTTCTACATCTCTACAATCATGAAGACAACAAAACCAGGCAAACATCAGGAACCTCTGCAATTCGAGAAGTACCACCTCGATAACCGGATATGTATAGTCCACTGCCTAGATGAATACCTGAGGAGGACAGACCTTATACGAGAGAACCTCGAAAACCAACCAAGGGAACTACTTCTCTCCTATGCATATCCCCATAAACCTATCGGAATCACCACCATTGCAAAGTACGTTAAAACTTTCTTAGGCTTGGCTGGCATCGATATTAAGACGTTCAGCACCCACTCTACAAGGAGTGCGTCTACCAGCAAGGCAGAGGACATAGGCGTACCTATGAAGACAATCGCAAAGGCGGCAGGCTGGAGAGGCACTAGCACGTTTGCAAAACATTACAAATTGCCCATAAGCAAGAACTTTGGAAACGAACTTCTTAAATGTTTATGA
- the LOC130656418 gene encoding uncharacterized protein LOC130656418 codes for MQHESDDPMLPQHSKNGDHDFPLQDPEHPVPIPVDCTGIVDQVVSIVSERQKAELSRIHDTLASMNTFMARLSHLTDPIVPEGTRSSLNPSPNVPDGTLASKSSTQQEEERISITGSNLWFRSTRSESPSSKDEAPEHSKKGTKEPAQEYWQQSTDDYEEDSKASGPEVTSSVACAAKVFWQKRLKGDVLKRKLETAAIPSNCNFLLPKRTNTEIWKTLSNFHRSTDVKMQDIQNMHSASVAMLLKASSTLVEKSGDANADTKGPLNDLKDAMTLAGKTSQLLNQVRRDLIKPSLPKEYVALATEVEEDSEWLFGSSVCERLEKLKKENQLKSLLERGQKRRFEPSSNKGPSYKPQKRANYHNGQSQSKKPYRSHNSNFSKHTNRKN; via the coding sequence ATGCAACACGAAAGCGACGATCCCATGCTCCCACAGCACAGCAAAAATGGCGACCATGACTTCCCCTTACAGGACCCCGAACACCCTGTTCCTATCCCCGTGGACTGCACAGGTATCGTAGACCAAGTCGTATCCATCGTATCCGAGCGACAAAAGGCCGAACTAAGTCGAATACACGACACACTGGCCAGCATGAACACCTTTATGGCAAGACTTAGCCACCTGACAGACCCTATTGTCCCAGAGGGGACCCGGTCTAGTCTTAATCCTAGCCCCAATGTTCCAGATGGAACTCTGGCTAGCAAATCCAGTACCCAACAGGAGGAAGAAAGAATATCTATCACTGGTTCAAACCTCTGGTTTAGATCCACGCGCTCAGAATCGCCTTCTTCCAAAGATGAAGCACCAGAGCATTCTAAAAAGGGTACCAAAGAGCCAGCCCAAGAGTACTGGCAACAGTCCACTGATGACTATGAAGAGGACAGCAAGGCCTCGGGACCAGAGGTCACGTCATCAGTGGCATGTGCTGCCAAAGTGTTTTGGCAAAAAAGGCTCAAGGGTGATGTTCTCAAGCGGAAGTTAGAAACGGCAGCAATTCCATCAAACTGCAACTTTCTACTCCCAAAGAGAACAAACACCGAAATTTGGAAAACACTTTCCAATTTTCACAGGTCCACTGACGTTAAGATGCAGGACATCCAAAACATGCACTCAGCGTCGGTTGCTATGCTTCTGAAAGCTTCATCTACGTTGGTGGAGAAATCCGGTGATGCCAACGCAGACACAAAGGGTCCGTTAAACGACCTTAAGGACGCCATGACCCTCGCTGGTAAGACCTCCCAGCTGCTAAATCAGGTCAGGCGAGACTTAATTAAGCCTTCCTTGCCAAAAGAGTACGTAGCCTTAGCTACAGAAGTGGAAGAGGATTCCGAATGGCTGTTTGGTTCCTCCGTCTGCGAAAGGCTTGAGAAGCTGAAAAAGGAGAACCAGCTCAAATCACTCCTGGAAAGAGGCCAAAAAAGAAGATTCGAGCCTTCATCAAACAAAGGGCCCTCTTACAAGCCCCAAAAGAGGGCCAACTACCACAATGGGCAATCCCAATCAAAGAAACCGTACCGCAGCCACAACAGCAACTTTTCCAAGCACACCAACAGGAAAAATTAA